In Marinicauda algicola, one DNA window encodes the following:
- the tolB gene encoding Tol-Pal system beta propeller repeat protein TolB encodes MTAVRYAFASLLGLLFLAAGAAAQTPLRVDVTEGHLDPLPIAIVEFVGEEAAALEAGADIARVVTNDLESTGLFAPLDPEAFIEEIGDIDLRPRFADWRVINAKALLVGRVTIAEDGRLLVAFRLWDTVTETQLLGLQFVSVPENWRRVAHKVADAVYEELTGEEGYFDTRIVYVAEGTGPDGEPIRRLAIMDQDGANPSSLTDRSYMALLPNFSPSAQQITYVSFRDGQATTYLYDLETGRQEALFDAGPSLAEGGQSLSARFHPNGRELAVSAQRRGGHDIFRFDLRMRTLRQLTTHPADDVEPSYSPDGERIVFSSSRGGNSQLYVMNADGSDPTRITFGEGRYFTPVWSPRGDLIAFTKQHGGLFALGVVRADGSGEERILWEGYFVDTPTWSPNGRVILFTRGERAPGGTQYSIWSIDLAGINLRRMPIQGQSSDPAWSPLID; translated from the coding sequence ATGACCGCCGTGAGATACGCCTTCGCCTCCCTGCTCGGCCTTCTTTTCCTCGCCGCCGGCGCGGCGGCGCAGACCCCGCTGCGCGTCGACGTGACCGAGGGCCATCTCGATCCGCTGCCGATCGCCATCGTCGAGTTCGTCGGCGAGGAGGCCGCCGCGCTCGAGGCCGGGGCCGACATCGCGCGGGTGGTGACGAACGATCTGGAGAGCACCGGCCTGTTCGCGCCGCTCGATCCGGAGGCCTTCATCGAGGAGATCGGCGACATCGATCTCAGGCCCCGCTTCGCCGACTGGCGGGTGATCAATGCCAAGGCGCTGCTGGTCGGCCGCGTGACGATCGCCGAGGACGGGCGGCTTCTGGTCGCCTTCCGGCTCTGGGACACGGTCACCGAGACCCAGCTTCTCGGCCTGCAGTTCGTCTCCGTGCCGGAGAACTGGCGCCGGGTGGCGCACAAGGTCGCCGACGCGGTCTACGAGGAGTTGACCGGCGAGGAGGGCTATTTCGACACCCGCATCGTCTATGTCGCCGAGGGCACGGGGCCGGACGGCGAGCCGATCCGCCGCCTGGCGATCATGGACCAGGACGGGGCCAACCCCTCCTCCCTGACCGACCGCTCCTACATGGCGCTCCTGCCGAACTTCTCGCCGAGCGCGCAGCAGATCACCTATGTCTCCTTCCGCGACGGCCAGGCGACGACCTATCTCTACGATCTGGAGACCGGCCGCCAGGAAGCCCTGTTCGATGCCGGGCCCTCGCTCGCCGAGGGCGGGCAGTCGCTGTCCGCGCGCTTCCATCCCAACGGGCGCGAACTCGCCGTCTCGGCCCAGCGCCGCGGCGGGCACGACATCTTCCGCTTCGATCTCAGGATGCGCACGCTGCGCCAGCTGACGACGCATCCCGCCGACGATGTCGAGCCGTCCTACTCACCGGACGGCGAGCGCATCGTGTTCTCCTCCTCCAGGGGCGGCAATTCGCAGCTCTACGTGATGAATGCGGACGGCAGCGACCCGACGCGCATCACCTTCGGGGAAGGGCGCTACTTCACGCCGGTCTGGTCGCCGCGCGGCGATCTGATCGCCTTCACCAAGCAGCATGGCGGCCTGTTCGCGCTCGGCGTGGTGCGCGCGGACGGCTCGGGCGAGGAGCGCATCCTGTGGGAGGGCTATTTCGTCGACACCCCGACCTGGTCGCCGAACGGGCGGGTGATCTTGTTCACCCGCGGCGAGCGCGCGCCGGGCGGAACGCAGTATTCGATCTGGAGCATCGACCTGGCCGGAATCAACCTGAGGCGTATGCCGATCCAGGGCCAGTCATCCGACCCGGCCTGGTCGCCCTTGATCGACTGA
- the pal gene encoding peptidoglycan-associated lipoprotein Pal, whose product MKFAYYAAAAALGLALTACASQPEPEIRPDPEPEPREEYVEPVDPGPTPGTAEHFEATAGDRVFFGFDRYDLTAEARETLRRQAAWLSQYPDVRVLIAGNADERGTREYNLALGSRRANAARDYLISQGVDAARISTVSYGKERPVCRESTESCWALNRNATTVIQAGMAS is encoded by the coding sequence ATGAAATTCGCTTATTACGCCGCGGCAGCGGCGCTCGGCCTCGCGCTGACCGCCTGCGCCAGCCAGCCCGAACCGGAAATCCGGCCCGATCCCGAGCCGGAGCCGCGCGAGGAATATGTCGAGCCGGTCGATCCCGGCCCGACCCCCGGCACCGCCGAGCACTTCGAAGCGACCGCGGGCGACCGCGTCTTCTTCGGCTTCGACCGCTATGACCTGACCGCCGAAGCGCGCGAAACGCTCCGCCGCCAGGCGGCCTGGCTCTCCCAGTATCCGGACGTCCGCGTCCTGATCGCCGGCAATGCCGACGAGCGCGGCACGCGCGAGTACAACCTCGCGCTCGGCTCGCGCCGTGCGAACGCCGCCCGCGACTACCTGATCAGCCAGGGCGTCGATGCGGCCCGCATCTCCACCGTGTCCTACGGCAAGGAGCGTCCGGTGTGCCGCGAGTCGACCGAGTCGTGCTGGGCCCTGAACCGGAACGCCACGACGGTCATCCAGGCCGGCATGGCCTCGTAA
- the ybgF gene encoding tol-pal system protein YbgF: MFRFAALLLLLAAGLSLAAPAGAQSRREMSERIDALEARLAEMEERFLAGDPVAEQLMVRVDALEREQRVLTGEVERLAFQNRQLRQELEALGGDLDAILAGGAVPSDSGPALLEPETGEPGADDDVAVVDPNDPFAEVRAEATRPLTLPGNAATGDRAAGTGRDTGARDLAEPSPAPLPEPAEMFTTGRNLLLDGDYGGAQELFARFTQAYPGDDLAGQAWYWLGETHFVQGDFQSAADSYLASLRAERSGPRAPDALVRLAASLAAMDQVAEACGVLENFDAEFPNADDEARRKARREAARAGC, translated from the coding sequence ATGTTCCGCTTCGCCGCCCTTCTCCTGCTTCTCGCGGCCGGCCTCAGCCTCGCCGCACCTGCGGGCGCCCAGTCGCGCCGCGAGATGTCCGAGCGCATCGACGCGCTGGAGGCGCGCCTGGCCGAGATGGAGGAGCGCTTCCTGGCGGGCGATCCGGTGGCCGAGCAGCTGATGGTGCGCGTCGACGCCCTGGAGCGCGAGCAGCGCGTGCTGACCGGTGAGGTCGAGCGTCTCGCCTTCCAGAACCGCCAGCTGCGCCAGGAACTCGAAGCCCTCGGTGGCGATCTCGATGCGATTCTCGCGGGCGGCGCGGTCCCCTCCGACAGCGGTCCGGCCCTTCTGGAGCCGGAAACCGGCGAGCCGGGCGCGGACGACGATGTCGCCGTGGTCGATCCCAACGACCCCTTCGCCGAGGTGCGTGCCGAGGCAACCCGGCCGCTGACTCTGCCGGGCAACGCCGCGACCGGCGACCGAGCCGCCGGGACGGGCCGCGACACGGGCGCCCGCGACCTTGCCGAGCCGTCTCCGGCGCCGCTGCCCGAGCCGGCCGAGATGTTCACCACCGGCCGCAACCTGCTGCTCGACGGCGATTACGGCGGGGCGCAGGAACTCTTCGCGCGCTTCACGCAGGCCTATCCCGGCGACGATCTGGCCGGCCAGGCCTGGTACTGGCTCGGCGAGACGCATTTCGTGCAGGGCGATTTCCAGAGCGCGGCCGATTCCTATCTCGCCTCGCTGCGCGCCGAGCGTTCCGGCCCGCGCGCGCCCGATGCGCTGGTGCGCCTGGCGGCCTCGCTCGCCGCGATGGACCAGGTCGCGGAAGCTTGCGGCGTGCTCGAAAACTTCGACGCCGAGTTCCCGAACGCCGACGACGAGGCGCGCCGCAAGGCCCGCCGCGAGGCGGCCCGGGCCGGCTGCTGA
- the tilS gene encoding tRNA lysidine(34) synthetase TilS yields MLALSGGGDSTALLHILADLARAEARPLHALVVDHRLRADSAAEAETAAHAARSLGAAARVLAWTDPHATQAQARLARHRLLAEAARGTGARTLFLGHTREDRIETLAMRLARAGGGRGLAAMGELDPSPVWPQGRGLRLARPLLHTTREDLRDFLEARGADWVEDPSNADPRYERVRLRTSGLGEDPRFATRLLRLGDAARGFESRVIEAAAGLLDRAASRLAWGGLALDADAWAASAPVVQSRAMEFALLSVSGAPGLPGPGRVEAALAALARSQRRTVAGVLIDEGGRLGRDPAAAGRADGTPGAAPLVLAPGEAGVFDGRLDAAAQDGLVVAVAGSRPADGLEAVPAAFRPGVPVIETASGERLAAFAPGAARYGTFTLLTGARLLHLAFPFGAGTWFDEV; encoded by the coding sequence GTGCTCGCCCTGTCGGGCGGGGGGGATTCCACCGCGCTTCTGCACATCCTCGCCGATCTCGCGCGCGCCGAGGCTCGCCCCCTGCACGCCCTCGTCGTCGATCACCGGCTGCGGGCGGACAGCGCCGCCGAGGCGGAAACGGCCGCCCACGCCGCGCGCTCGCTCGGCGCTGCGGCGCGCGTCCTCGCCTGGACCGATCCGCACGCGACGCAGGCCCAGGCCCGTCTCGCCCGGCACCGCCTGCTCGCGGAGGCGGCCCGCGGGACCGGGGCGCGGACGCTGTTCCTCGGCCATACCCGGGAAGACCGGATCGAGACGCTCGCCATGCGCCTCGCGCGCGCCGGGGGCGGGCGCGGCCTCGCCGCGATGGGCGAGCTCGATCCCTCGCCGGTCTGGCCGCAGGGCCGGGGCCTGCGCCTCGCCCGGCCGCTGCTCCACACCACGCGCGAGGACCTGCGCGACTTCCTCGAGGCGCGTGGCGCGGACTGGGTCGAGGATCCCTCCAATGCCGATCCGCGCTACGAGCGCGTCCGCCTGCGGACCTCCGGCCTGGGTGAGGACCCGCGCTTCGCGACCCGGCTCTTGCGGCTCGGCGATGCCGCGCGCGGATTCGAGTCCCGGGTGATCGAGGCCGCGGCCGGGCTGCTGGACCGGGCGGCAAGCCGGCTGGCCTGGGGCGGCCTCGCCCTCGACGCTGACGCCTGGGCCGCTTCAGCCCCGGTCGTGCAGTCGCGCGCGATGGAATTCGCCCTGCTGTCCGTCTCCGGCGCACCGGGCCTGCCCGGCCCGGGCCGGGTCGAAGCCGCCCTTGCCGCGCTCGCCCGGTCGCAGCGGCGCACGGTGGCCGGCGTGCTCATCGACGAAGGCGGCCGGCTCGGGCGCGATCCTGCCGCGGCGGGGCGCGCCGACGGCACGCCGGGCGCTGCGCCGCTCGTCCTGGCGCCGGGAGAGGCCGGGGTATTCGACGGGCGCCTCGATGCGGCCGCGCAGGATGGCCTGGTGGTCGCGGTCGCGGGGAGCCGGCCCGCCGACGGGCTCGAGGCGGTGCCTGCCGCGTTCCGCCCCGGCGTGCCGGTCATCGAGACGGCAAGCGGCGAGCGCCTTGCAGCGTTCGCCCCCGGCGCGGCCCGATACGGGACATTCACCCTGCTGACCGGGGCACGCCTGCTTCATCTCGCGTTTCCCTTCGGCGCGGGGACATGGTTTGATGAAGTCTGA
- the ftsH gene encoding ATP-dependent zinc metalloprotease FtsH: protein MNMRNILVWAILLVLLLALFNMLQGPAQQPAAGQEMNYSDFMERVEAGQVDAVTIEGQRISGQLESGQAFVTQVPPDASVTEQLRANDVQITARAPQEEGLNFLSILLSWFPMLLLIGVWIFFMRQMQSGGRGAMGFGKSKAKLLTEKTGRVTFDDVAGVDEAKEELQEIVEFLKDPSKFQRLGGKIPKGALLVGPPGTGKTLIARAVAGEAGVPFFTISGSDFVEMFVGVGASRVRDMFEQAKKNAPCIIFIDEIDAVGRSRGAGLGGGNDEREQTLNQLLVEMDGFEANEGIILIAATNRPDVLDPALLRPGRFDRQVVVPNPDITGREKILKVHMRDVPLADDVNPKTIARGTPGFSGADLANLVNEAALMAARRNKRLVSMAEFEDAKDKVMMGPERRSMVMTEKEKTLTAYHEAGHAIVALNVPSADPVHKATIIPRGRALGMVMQLPEGDKMSMTHQEMTSRLAIMMGGRVAEEIKFGKENVTSGAASDIKQATRLARAMVTQWGFSEEIGPVDYGEDQGEVFLGQQIVQSSRVSTETAAKIEREVRKLVQAGLDRAREVLTEKQAEWEALAEGLLEYETLSGEEIAELLKGRKPVRDTSVPVKPDDREGGGAVPVVDEDEDSARGTAKGPQGPLEPKPGGA, encoded by the coding sequence ATGAACATGCGCAATATCCTGGTCTGGGCGATCCTGCTCGTGCTGCTGCTGGCCCTGTTCAACATGCTTCAGGGCCCGGCCCAGCAGCCGGCGGCCGGCCAGGAGATGAACTATTCCGACTTCATGGAGCGGGTCGAGGCGGGCCAGGTGGACGCGGTCACGATCGAGGGCCAGCGCATTTCCGGCCAGCTCGAGAGCGGCCAGGCCTTCGTCACCCAGGTTCCCCCCGATGCGAGCGTGACCGAGCAGCTGCGCGCCAACGACGTCCAGATCACCGCGCGCGCGCCGCAGGAGGAGGGGCTGAACTTCCTGTCCATCCTCTTGTCCTGGTTCCCGATGCTCCTGCTGATCGGGGTGTGGATCTTCTTCATGCGCCAGATGCAGTCCGGCGGGCGCGGCGCCATGGGCTTCGGCAAGTCAAAGGCGAAGCTCCTCACCGAGAAGACCGGCCGGGTCACCTTCGACGACGTCGCGGGCGTCGACGAGGCGAAGGAGGAGCTGCAGGAGATCGTCGAATTCCTGAAGGATCCCTCCAAATTCCAGCGCCTGGGCGGCAAGATTCCCAAGGGCGCGCTGCTCGTGGGTCCTCCGGGCACGGGCAAGACGCTGATCGCGCGCGCCGTGGCGGGCGAGGCCGGCGTGCCCTTCTTCACCATCTCCGGCTCGGACTTCGTGGAGATGTTCGTCGGCGTCGGCGCGAGCCGCGTGCGCGACATGTTCGAGCAGGCCAAGAAGAACGCGCCCTGCATCATCTTCATCGACGAGATCGACGCTGTCGGCCGCTCGCGCGGCGCGGGCCTCGGCGGCGGAAACGACGAGCGCGAGCAGACGCTGAACCAGCTCCTCGTCGAGATGGACGGGTTCGAGGCCAACGAGGGCATCATCCTCATCGCCGCGACCAACCGTCCCGACGTGCTCGATCCGGCGCTGCTGCGCCCGGGCCGCTTCGACCGCCAGGTCGTGGTGCCCAATCCGGACATCACCGGCCGGGAGAAGATCCTGAAGGTGCACATGCGCGACGTGCCGCTGGCCGACGACGTCAATCCCAAGACGATCGCGCGTGGCACGCCGGGCTTTTCCGGCGCCGATCTCGCCAATCTCGTCAACGAGGCGGCCCTGATGGCGGCGCGGCGCAACAAGCGCCTGGTCTCCATGGCCGAGTTCGAGGACGCCAAGGACAAGGTCATGATGGGACCGGAGCGCCGCTCCATGGTCATGACCGAGAAGGAGAAGACGCTGACCGCCTATCACGAGGCCGGTCACGCGATCGTGGCGCTGAACGTGCCGAGCGCGGACCCGGTCCACAAGGCGACGATCATCCCGCGCGGACGCGCGCTCGGCATGGTCATGCAGCTGCCCGAGGGCGACAAGATGAGCATGACCCATCAGGAGATGACGAGCCGGCTCGCCATCATGATGGGCGGGCGCGTCGCCGAGGAGATCAAGTTCGGCAAGGAGAACGTCACCTCCGGTGCCGCCAGCGACATCAAGCAGGCCACGCGCCTGGCAAGGGCGATGGTCACCCAGTGGGGCTTCTCCGAGGAAATCGGCCCGGTCGACTACGGCGAGGACCAGGGCGAGGTCTTCCTGGGTCAGCAGATCGTGCAGTCCTCGCGCGTGTCCACCGAGACGGCGGCCAAGATCGAACGCGAGGTACGCAAGCTCGTCCAGGCCGGGCTCGACAGGGCCCGTGAGGTCCTGACCGAGAAGCAGGCCGAGTGGGAGGCCCTTGCCGAGGGCCTGCTGGAATACGAAACGCTCTCGGGCGAGGAGATCGCCGAGCTCCTGAAGGGCAGGAAGCCGGTGCGCGACACCTCGGTACCGGTCAAGCCGGACGACAGGGAAGGCGGCGGCGCGGTTCCCGTGGTCGACGAGGACGAGGACTCCGCGCGCGGCACCGCCAAGGGCCCGCAAGGTCCGCTGGAGCCCAAGCCCGGCGGGGCGTGA
- a CDS encoding helix-turn-helix domain-containing protein, protein MSETDRPRLPGYAEHPFRGEQACLLDAAWLHLAGDAPRPHRLPPFWQPSLGVRRTVGPDGTVSDVCLTLFGPAGRARLYAPAPGAEMIAIRVQPEIAAALLKQHPREHVDAKTPLGALPGFDAVRRLAEAGAPGPVLAGALASVLRQAGAEIAPARDRVSHAARLIRACRGRVRIERLAGHLDLPERTLRRHFTDRLGLSPKAYAGLVRLNALIQAADRQLRPDWAGLALRFGFADQAHMSGEVARQTGLSPARLHAERIGLAEISKTGAPALS, encoded by the coding sequence ATGAGCGAGACCGACCGCCCGCGCCTTCCCGGCTATGCCGAGCACCCGTTCCGCGGTGAGCAGGCGTGCCTGCTCGATGCGGCGTGGTTGCATCTCGCCGGAGACGCGCCGCGCCCGCACCGCCTGCCGCCCTTCTGGCAGCCGAGCCTCGGCGTGCGCCGCACGGTCGGACCGGACGGCACGGTGAGCGACGTCTGCCTGACCCTGTTCGGACCGGCCGGGCGGGCGCGCCTCTACGCGCCGGCGCCCGGCGCGGAGATGATCGCGATCCGCGTCCAGCCCGAGATCGCCGCCGCGCTGCTGAAGCAGCATCCGCGCGAGCATGTCGACGCGAAGACGCCCCTCGGCGCGCTGCCGGGCTTCGACGCGGTGCGTCGCCTCGCCGAGGCCGGCGCCCCGGGACCGGTGCTGGCCGGCGCGCTCGCCTCGGTCCTGCGCCAGGCGGGCGCGGAGATCGCGCCCGCGCGCGACCGCGTCAGCCACGCAGCCCGGCTGATCCGTGCCTGCAGGGGCCGGGTGCGCATCGAGCGCCTCGCCGGCCATCTCGACCTTCCCGAGCGCACGTTGCGCCGCCATTTCACCGACCGGCTCGGCCTGTCGCCGAAGGCCTATGCCGGCCTGGTGCGCCTGAACGCGCTGATCCAGGCCGCCGACCGCCAGCTCCGGCCGGACTGGGCCGGGCTCGCCCTCCGGTTCGGCTTCGCCGACCAGGCCCATATGAGCGGCGAGGTCGCGCGCCAGACCGGCCTTTCTCCCGCGCGCCTGCATGCCGAGCGCATCGGCCTGGCCGAAATCTCCAAGACCGGCGCGCCCGCCCTCTCCTAG
- the folP gene encoding dihydropteroate synthase, with translation MKGFLTPHPDGRPFVMGVLNVTPDSFSDGGRFIDVDAARDHGLALLEEGADILDIGGESTRPGARPVDEIEEMDRVLPVIEAIRAMRPDAIVSIDTMKPDVAGAAIGAGAWMWNDVNALRGEGALDCAADLQCAVCLMHMQGEPGSMQDAPAYENVVTEVAQFLGRRAGAAMSAGIAKEKIWLDPGIGFGKTLAHNLALMAALEHFAGFGFGLLFGASRKRFIQAIDETAASAQDRLGGSLAAALHAARAGASIIRVHDVRETVQALKVQAAIANAGR, from the coding sequence ATGAAAGGCTTTCTCACCCCGCATCCCGACGGGCGCCCCTTCGTCATGGGCGTGCTCAACGTGACGCCGGACAGCTTCTCCGACGGCGGGCGCTTCATCGACGTCGATGCCGCGCGCGACCACGGCCTGGCGCTGCTGGAAGAGGGGGCGGACATCCTCGATATCGGCGGGGAGAGTACCCGGCCCGGCGCCAGGCCCGTCGACGAGATCGAGGAGATGGACCGCGTCCTTCCCGTGATCGAGGCGATCCGCGCGATGCGCCCCGATGCGATCGTGTCCATAGACACCATGAAGCCGGACGTCGCCGGGGCGGCGATCGGGGCGGGGGCGTGGATGTGGAACGACGTCAACGCGCTGCGCGGGGAGGGCGCCCTCGACTGCGCCGCCGACCTGCAGTGCGCGGTCTGCCTCATGCACATGCAGGGCGAGCCGGGAAGCATGCAGGACGCCCCGGCCTACGAGAATGTCGTCACCGAGGTCGCGCAATTCCTCGGCCGTCGCGCCGGGGCGGCGATGTCGGCCGGCATCGCGAAGGAGAAGATCTGGCTCGATCCCGGCATCGGCTTCGGCAAGACGCTGGCGCACAATCTCGCCCTGATGGCGGCGCTCGAGCATTTTGCCGGCTTCGGCTTCGGGCTGCTGTTCGGCGCGTCGAGAAAGCGCTTCATCCAGGCGATCGACGAGACGGCCGCGAGCGCGCAGGACCGGCTCGGCGGCAGCCTTGCCGCCGCGCTCCACGCCGCGCGCGCCGGGGCCTCGATCATCCGCGTGCACGACGTGCGCGAGACGGTGCAGGCGCTGAAGGTGCAGGCGGCAATCGCGAATGCCGGCCGCTGA
- a CDS encoding M23 family metallopeptidase produces MRMAAAGLLVLALGACATPAAPGPSPAAAPSGPPPAASPVTGFQPPAALHICPGMRVSHAPETDAARRILVYRRSVAVNGVPLMVSPVEEVCLSRGQGGRHEGLDLAPFPRTHVRMVRAGGDGVVREFGERHDFGIYVLIDHGNGVYTRYAHLAFASPGMAAGRRVAAGEPIGQMGGTGGVPIHLHYAILTGDYHTPARSFGLTPVDPFEVIARTARVN; encoded by the coding sequence ATGAGGATGGCAGCCGCAGGACTTCTGGTGCTGGCACTCGGCGCCTGCGCGACACCAGCCGCTCCGGGGCCGTCGCCGGCCGCGGCGCCTTCCGGCCCGCCTCCCGCGGCAAGCCCGGTCACCGGCTTCCAGCCCCCGGCCGCCCTGCACATCTGCCCCGGCATGCGGGTGAGCCATGCGCCCGAGACCGATGCGGCCCGGCGCATCCTGGTCTACCGGCGCAGCGTCGCGGTCAACGGCGTCCCGCTGATGGTCAGCCCGGTCGAGGAGGTCTGCCTGTCGCGCGGCCAGGGCGGCCGGCACGAGGGGCTCGACCTCGCCCCCTTTCCGCGGACCCATGTGCGCATGGTCCGGGCCGGAGGCGACGGCGTCGTGCGCGAGTTCGGCGAACGCCACGATTTCGGCATCTACGTGCTGATCGACCATGGCAACGGCGTCTACACGCGCTACGCCCACCTCGCCTTCGCCAGCCCCGGCATGGCCGCCGGGCGGCGCGTCGCGGCCGGCGAGCCGATCGGCCAGATGGGCGGCACGGGCGGGGTCCCGATCCACCTGCACTACGCCATCCTCACCGGCGATTATCACACGCCGGCCCGGAGCTTCGGCCTGACCCCGGTCGATCCGTTCGAGGTGATCGCGCGCACGGCACGGGTGAATTGA